A stretch of DNA from Rhizobacter sp.:
CGACCACCAGAGCACCGGCTCGGGCACCACCAGCGCCCCGAGCGGCCGCACCGCCACGAAATGCAGCAGGCAGAACACGCAGGCCGCGCTCGACGCGAGCCCGGTGAGCCGCAGCGCCCCCACACGCTGCACGAGCTCGCCGCTGGCGATGAGGTAGATCGAGTAGCACACGGCGCTTGCGAACACGAGCGCCGCGCCGAGCGCGATGTGCTCGCCTTCGGCGCGCCACTCGCGGCCGAAGACGAGGGCCGTGCCGGCATAGCTCACCGCTGCCGCCACCCACTGGCGGCGCGTGACCGGCTTCTTCACCCACAGCACCGACAGCGCCATCACGATGGTCGGGCCGAGGTAGAGGATGAGCCGCTCCAGGCCCGCGCTCACGAACATGAGGCCGTAGAAGTCGAGCATGCTCGACGCGTAGTAGCCCGTGAAGCCCAGGCCCAGCACGGCCAGCCCGTCGCGGCGTGACAGCGATGCCTTGCCGCGCCCGGCCCAGAGCGCCATCGCGAGGAACATCGGCAGCGCGATCAGCATGCGCCAGGCCACCACCGTCACCGCGTCGACCCCATGCTGGTACATCAGCTTGGCGAGGATGGCCTTGCCCGAGAAGCCGATGGCGCCGGCCAGTGCGAGGGCGATGCCCAGGCCGGAAGCCGGCGCGGCGGTGAAGGTGGGAAGGGCGGTGCGGGTGTTCATGGCCGCCCACTGTCGTGTCACAGGATCGTTCTGTAAATTCGTTCCTCAGGAACGTTTCCATACGCCAAACCTATGATCAATTTCCGACTCGTGCGACACCTGTGGCTCTTTCTCGCGGTGGCCGAGGAGCAGAACTTCGGGCGCGCCGCCCGGCGGCTCGGCATGTCGCAGCCGCCGCTCACCGAGCAGATCCAGGTGCTGGAGCAGGCGCTGAAGGTGAAGCTCTTCGAGCGCTCGCGGCGCGGCGCCCAGCTCACGCACGTGGGCCGCGCCATCCTGCCGGCAGTGCGCAAGTTCGCCGACCAGCTGGAGCACCTCGAAGTGGCCGTGCGCGAGGCGGTGAGCGGCCAGTCGGGCACGCTCACCATCGGCGCCATCTCGTCGGCGCTGCTCGAAGTGGTGCCGCCGCTCCTGGAGCGGCTGCGGGCGCAGCGACCCGACCTCAGCGTCTCGGTGCGCGAGATCGACAGCGCCGAGGCCCTGCCCGCGCTGCACGCCGGTGACATCGACCTCGCATTCGCGCGCCTCCAGCCCGAGCCGCACGACGCCATCGAGACCTTGCCAATGGCGCGTGACCGGCTGTCGGTCGCGCTGCCCAGCTCGCACCCGATGGCGAAGCGGCGGCAGATCAAGCTCGCCTCGCTGTCGGAGGAGGTGTTCGTGATGTTCGAGCGGCGGCTGAGCCCGGTCTACTTCGACAGCATCATCGCGGCCTGCCAGGCGCAGGGCTTTTCGCCGCGCATCCTGCGCGAGGTGCGCAGCGTGACCACGCAGGTGGCCTTCGTGGGCTGCAACCAGGGCATTGCGCTCGTGCCGTCGGACATGCATGCGCTCGCGCCGGCCAACGTCACGCTGCGCCCGCTGGTCGAGCGCATCGACACCGTGGCCACCGCCGCCGCGTGGAACACCACGCGCATGACGCCGGCGCTGCAGGTGGCGGTCGACGTGATCCGGGCCGCGCCGATCAGAGCCGGGAGAGCACGTGCCGCACCGCGTCGTAGCCCACGGGCTTCGTGAGGTGCAAGTCGAAGCCGGCGTCGAGCGAGCGGCGCTGGTCTTCGCGGGCGCCGCGGCCGGTGACGGCGATCAGCAGGGCCGGCGCGTGCCGCGGGTCGCGCCGCAGCGCGGCGGCCACTTCGTAGCCGTTCATGCCGGGCATCTCGATGTCGCAGAAGACGGCCTGCGGCATGAAGTCGGACGCTTCCTTCAGCCCAGCTCGGCCGTTGTAGGCGCGGTGCGTGTCGTGGCCGTGTGCTTCGAGCAGCATCGAGAGTGTCTCGGCCGCATCTCGGTTGTCGTCGATCACCAGCACGCGCAGGCGCTTCTCGGCGCTGGCGCCGGGCCCCTCGCCTTCGGTTCGGGTGTCTTCCGTGGCCACCTTTTCGAGCGCAGGCATGCGCAGGGTGAAACGCGAGCCCTGGTCGGCGCCGGCGCTGTGCGCCTGCACCGAGCCCCCGTGCAGCTCCATCAGCCGGCGCACCAGCGCGAGGCCGATGCCCAGGCCGCCCTGCGCGCGGTCGAGCGTGCGGTTGACCTGCGCGAACATGTCGAACACCTGGGTGAGCATGTTGTCGGGGATGCCCACGCCGTTGTCTTCGACGATCACTTCCACGTGCCCGTCGTCGTGCCGCATGCGCACGTCGATGTGCCCACCGTCGGGGGTGTACTTGGCGGCGTTGTTGACAAGGTTGCTCACCACCTGCGCCAGCCGCGCCGGGTCGCCGTAGACCCACACCGGCTGGTCGGTGAGGCTGACCGCGAGCGTGTGCCGGGCCGCGTCGACCATCGGCTGGCTGCCTTCCAGGCCCACGCGGATCACCTGGCGCACGTCGGTGCGCTCCTTGTGCAGCACCACCTTGCCGGTGGAGATGCGCGAGATCTCGAGCAGCTCGTCGATGAGCTTGACCATCTGCACCATCTGACGGTCCATGATCTCGTAGAGGCGGCGGGTCTGCGCATCGGCGCCCGGTGTCTTCGAGAGGATCTGGATGCCGGTGCGAATGGGCGCCAGCGGGTTGCGCAGCTCGTGCGCCAGCGTGGCGAGGAATTCGTCTTTGCGCTGGTCGGCCTCCACGAGGGCCTGCTCCGCACGCTGTTGCTGCTCGATCTGATCGCGGATGCGGTACTGGTGGCGCCGGTCGCGCAGCGCCGACTGCACCGCGCTGATCATCGAGCGCGTGGAGACCGGCCGGTCGAGCACGGTCACGTTGTCGAGCGAGGCGAGCATGCGGTTGCCGGCCGGCGAGGCGCCGTGCTCGCGCACCAGCACCACCACCGGCAGGTGTGACCACGCCGGCTGCCCGTCGAGCGTGCTCACCAGGGCGGGCATGTCGGGCTGCGAGAGCGCCGCGTCGGTGAACAGCAGGGCGCCCGCGCCGCGCCCGATCTCGGCCATGAGCGCAGGCAGGCCGTCGCACACGCAACAGGCGATGCCCTGTCGCTCGAGCAGGCCTTGCGTGACCTCGCCGTCGCGCCGCGTCACCGGCACGACGAGCACACGTTCGTCGAGTCGGAGGTCGTCAGAGGGCATCGGTCCGGCTCGGCGCCGGCTGCTCGCCGCTGTCCGATTGCACTTCGGTGGGAACACCCGTCAGCACGCCGCGCAGGTGCATCAGCGGCTCGCTCAGGTGCACGCCGTCGGCGTCGAACCACAGGCGCCGGATCGACTCTTCATGGCGTCCGCTGCGCTTCTTCACCACCGAGATCGCTTTTCTCACCGCGCCGTCGTGTTCGTACATGCGCAGCACCACCACCGCGTCGGCGAGGTAGCTCGCGTCGATGGGCGAGCGCATCGGCCCGAGCATGCCGCTCTGCGCCGCCACGAGGAAGGTGACCACGCCGTGGTTGTTGAGGTAGGCCAGCAGCTCGTGCAGCTGCGCGGTGAGGAACTTGTCTTCCGGCAAGGCGTTGAGGTAGCCGTTGAGGCTGTCGATCACCACCACGCGGGCCCCCTCGGCTTCAACGGCGTGCCGCACGCGGTGCGCGAATTCGCCGGGCGAGATCTCGGCGGGGTCGATCTGCCGCACCGAGATCTGCCCGGCTCCCGGGCCTTCGTCCACGGGCATGCCCAGCCCCTCCGCCCGGTCGAAGAGGATGGCCTTGGCTTCCTCGAAGCTGAAGATGGCCGCGTGGTCGCCGCGCTTCGCCGCCGCGTGGGCGTACTGCAAAGCGATGGTCGACTTGCCCGAGCCGGGCGGGCCCACGAGCAGGGTGGTGGTGCCGCGGTCGATGCCACCGCCCAGCAGCGCGTCGAGGCTTGGCAGGCCGCTCGGCACGGTCTCGCGCGGGTAGTTGGAGCCGTGCTCCGCGGCCGACAACCGCGGGAAGACGGTGAGCCCGCCCTGGCCGATGATGAAGTCGTGCACGCCGCTGCGGAAATCGCTGCCGCGGAACTTCACCACCCGCAATTGCCGCAAGGTGCGGCCATAGGCAGGTGTCTGCGAGTCGAGCGAGATCACGCCGTGGGCGATGCTCTGCAGCTGCATGTCGGCGCCTTCGGAGGTGCGGTCGTCGAGCAGCAGCACGCTGCAGTTGTAGGCGCCCAGGAATTGCTTGATGCCGAGGATCTGGCGCCGGTAGCGCAGCGAGCTCTG
This window harbors:
- a CDS encoding DMT family transporter: MNTRTALPTFTAAPASGLGIALALAGAIGFSGKAILAKLMYQHGVDAVTVVAWRMLIALPMFLAMALWAGRGKASLSRRDGLAVLGLGFTGYYASSMLDFYGLMFVSAGLERLILYLGPTIVMALSVLWVKKPVTRRQWVAAAVSYAGTALVFGREWRAEGEHIALGAALVFASAVCYSIYLIASGELVQRVGALRLTGLASSAACVFCLLHFVAVRPLGALVVPEPVLWWSVLNALACTVAPILMVMMAIERIGSALAAQVGMVGPVSTIAMGVWVLGEPFTLTLLVGTVLVMAGVTLASSKRA
- a CDS encoding LysR family transcriptional regulator, with product MINFRLVRHLWLFLAVAEEQNFGRAARRLGMSQPPLTEQIQVLEQALKVKLFERSRRGAQLTHVGRAILPAVRKFADQLEHLEVAVREAVSGQSGTLTIGAISSALLEVVPPLLERLRAQRPDLSVSVREIDSAEALPALHAGDIDLAFARLQPEPHDAIETLPMARDRLSVALPSSHPMAKRRQIKLASLSEEVFVMFERRLSPVYFDSIIAACQAQGFSPRILREVRSVTTQVAFVGCNQGIALVPSDMHALAPANVTLRPLVERIDTVATAAAWNTTRMTPALQVAVDVIRAAPIRAGRARAAPRRSPRAS
- a CDS encoding response regulator; translation: MPSDDLRLDERVLVVPVTRRDGEVTQGLLERQGIACCVCDGLPALMAEIGRGAGALLFTDAALSQPDMPALVSTLDGQPAWSHLPVVVLVREHGASPAGNRMLASLDNVTVLDRPVSTRSMISAVQSALRDRRHQYRIRDQIEQQQRAEQALVEADQRKDEFLATLAHELRNPLAPIRTGIQILSKTPGADAQTRRLYEIMDRQMVQMVKLIDELLEISRISTGKVVLHKERTDVRQVIRVGLEGSQPMVDAARHTLAVSLTDQPVWVYGDPARLAQVVSNLVNNAAKYTPDGGHIDVRMRHDDGHVEVIVEDNGVGIPDNMLTQVFDMFAQVNRTLDRAQGGLGIGLALVRRLMELHGGSVQAHSAGADQGSRFTLRMPALEKVATEDTRTEGEGPGASAEKRLRVLVIDDNRDAAETLSMLLEAHGHDTHRAYNGRAGLKEASDFMPQAVFCDIEMPGMNGYEVAAALRRDPRHAPALLIAVTGRGAREDQRRSLDAGFDLHLTKPVGYDAVRHVLSRL
- a CDS encoding AAA family ATPase, producing MPEHPQTPIQRATTGIAGLDQILHGGLVDARIYLIDGNPGAGKTTLALQYLLEGVRQGERCLYITLSETRHELIANARSHGWSLDGIEILELLADDMQVGADNELTMYHPSEVELSATTRRALDKVEELKPRRVVLDSLSELRLLAQSSLRYRRQILGIKQFLGAYNCSVLLLDDRTSEGADMQLQSIAHGVISLDSQTPAYGRTLRQLRVVKFRGSDFRSGVHDFIIGQGGLTVFPRLSAAEHGSNYPRETVPSGLPSLDALLGGGIDRGTTTLLVGPPGSGKSTIALQYAHAAAKRGDHAAIFSFEEAKAILFDRAEGLGMPVDEGPGAGQISVRQIDPAEISPGEFAHRVRHAVEAEGARVVVIDSLNGYLNALPEDKFLTAQLHELLAYLNNHGVVTFLVAAQSGMLGPMRSPIDASYLADAVVVLRMYEHDGAVRKAISVVKKRSGRHEESIRRLWFDADGVHLSEPLMHLRGVLTGVPTEVQSDSGEQPAPSRTDAL